One genomic region from Terriglobales bacterium encodes:
- a CDS encoding DinB family protein — translation MASESQRLADQLHRAYAGPAWHGPALRRLLRGITAKQAAARPLRNAHTVWELVLHITAWKRAVLRRMQGHALSLSPAQNFPPMPNATAANWQSTLAALQAAQQDLHRAVAALPESRLKRIVPGKRYTLYFMLHGLVQHDLYHAGQIALLKKARR, via the coding sequence ATGGCCTCGGAGAGCCAGCGCCTCGCCGACCAGCTCCACCGCGCCTACGCCGGCCCTGCCTGGCACGGCCCGGCCTTGCGCCGGCTTCTCCGCGGGATCACGGCGAAGCAGGCGGCCGCGCGCCCGCTGCGCAATGCTCACACCGTCTGGGAGCTGGTCCTGCACATCACCGCGTGGAAGCGCGCCGTACTGCGCCGCATGCAGGGGCACGCGCTGTCGCTCTCGCCGGCACAGAATTTTCCGCCCATGCCCAATGCCACCGCCGCCAACTGGCAGAGCACGCTGGCCGCGCTGCAGGCGGCGCAGCAGGACCTGCACCGCGCCGTCGCTGCGCTGCCGGAGTCGCGACTGAAGCGGATCGTCCCCGGCAAGCGCTACACGCTCTACTTCATGCTTCACGGGCTGGTGCAGCACGACCTCTACCACGCCGGCCAGATCGCGCTCCTGAAGAAGGCAAGGCGATGA
- the lpxI gene encoding UDP-2,3-diacylglucosamine diphosphatase LpxI (LpxI, functionally equivalent to LpxH, replaces it in LPS biosynthesis in a minority of bacteria.): MSERLGLIAGNGSFPLLLLEAALAQGAEVVVAAIKEETFPEIERRGAVAVHWLSLGELSKLIETFKREGVTRAVMAGQVKHKQIFSSIKPDWRLAKLLLSLGTRNTDSLIGAVAKVLEGEGIHLISSTSYLEPLLAKAGVLTRRAPSEAERRNIEYGRAVARHLAQYDIGQTVVIAESACVAVEAMEGTDATIQRAGEIMKSLEGDAALSRALTVVKVAKPNQDMRFDVPVVGVATVEAMRRAGATCLALDAGKCLLLDGEKIAAAADAAGMTIVAE, from the coding sequence ATGTCTGAACGCCTGGGATTGATCGCCGGCAACGGCAGCTTCCCGCTGCTGCTGCTCGAGGCCGCCCTTGCCCAGGGCGCCGAGGTGGTGGTCGCCGCCATCAAGGAGGAGACCTTCCCCGAGATCGAGCGCCGCGGCGCCGTCGCCGTCCACTGGCTCTCTCTGGGCGAACTCTCCAAGCTGATCGAGACCTTCAAGCGCGAGGGCGTCACCCGCGCGGTGATGGCCGGGCAGGTCAAGCACAAGCAGATCTTCTCCAGCATCAAGCCCGACTGGCGCCTGGCCAAGCTGCTGCTCTCCCTGGGCACGCGCAACACCGATTCCCTCATCGGTGCGGTGGCCAAGGTGCTGGAGGGTGAAGGCATCCACCTCATCAGTTCCACTTCTTACCTGGAGCCGCTGCTGGCCAAGGCCGGCGTGCTCACCCGCCGCGCTCCCAGCGAGGCCGAGCGCAGGAACATCGAGTACGGCCGCGCCGTGGCCCGCCACCTGGCGCAGTACGACATCGGGCAGACCGTGGTCATCGCCGAGTCCGCCTGCGTGGCCGTGGAGGCCATGGAGGGCACCGACGCCACCATCCAGCGCGCCGGCGAGATCATGAAAAGCCTGGAGGGGGACGCCGCGCTCAGCCGCGCCCTCACCGTGGTGAAGGTGGCCAAGCCCAACCAGGACATGCGCTTCGACGTACCCGTGGTGGGCGTGGCCACCGTCGAGGCCATGCGCCGGGCGGGCGCCACCTGCCTTGCCCTCGACGCCGGAAAGTGCCTGCTGCTCGATGGGGAGAAGATCGCCGCGGCCGCCGATGCGGCCGGCATGACCATCGTCGCGGAGTGA
- the lpxA gene encoding acyl-ACP--UDP-N-acetylglucosamine O-acyltransferase, which yields MTTASAPAGVHPTAVVDPGAKVPASCRIGPYCAIGPQVELGERCELISHVHVEGPTRMGSDNVFFPFSSIGLAPQDLKYQGEPTRLEMGDHNQVREFVTINRGTVGGGGLTRVGSHCLIMAYCHIAHDCLIADHVIMANAATLGGHVIVEEWATVGALCPVHHFVRIGAHAFIGGGSTITRDVLPFSKTVAARDAHAYGLNAVGLERRGFSRERIRKIHHAYKVLLASKLNTSQALEKLKAEADPGEDVLLLIRFIEESERGVIK from the coding sequence GTGACCACGGCCTCCGCTCCTGCCGGCGTGCATCCCACCGCGGTCGTCGATCCCGGCGCCAAGGTGCCGGCCTCCTGCCGCATCGGCCCCTACTGCGCCATTGGTCCCCAGGTCGAGTTAGGCGAGCGCTGCGAATTGATCTCCCACGTCCACGTCGAGGGCCCCACCCGCATGGGTTCCGACAACGTCTTCTTCCCCTTCTCCTCCATCGGGCTGGCGCCCCAGGACCTGAAGTACCAGGGCGAGCCCACGCGATTGGAGATGGGCGACCACAACCAGGTACGCGAGTTCGTGACCATCAACCGCGGCACCGTGGGCGGCGGCGGCCTCACTCGCGTGGGCAGCCACTGCCTGATCATGGCCTACTGCCACATCGCCCACGACTGCCTGATCGCCGACCATGTGATCATGGCCAACGCCGCCACCCTGGGCGGCCACGTGATCGTGGAAGAGTGGGCGACGGTGGGCGCGCTCTGCCCGGTGCATCACTTCGTGCGCATCGGCGCCCACGCTTTTATCGGCGGCGGCAGCACCATCACCCGCGACGTGCTGCCCTTCTCCAAGACCGTGGCCGCGCGCGACGCCCATGCCTACGGCCTCAACGCGGTGGGCCTGGAGCGCCGCGGCTTCTCCCGCGAGCGCATCCGCAAGATCCACCACGCTTACAAGGTCCTGCTGGCCTCCAAGCTCAACACCTCGCAGGCGCTGGAGAAGCTCAAGGCGGAGGCCGATCCGGGCGAGGACGTCCTCCTGCTCATCCGCTTCATCGAAGAGTCGGAGCGGGGCGTGATCAAATGA
- the fabZ gene encoding 3-hydroxyacyl-ACP dehydratase FabZ — translation MTDSPHSPAAVSDPPAPTKTTLDINEIQRILPHRYPFLLIDRVLDLTRKKRIVALKNVTVNEPFFAGHFPGFPIMPGVLVVEAIAQAGGVLILNEPENRQGKLMVFTGIERARFRRPVVPGDQLRIEVDVVAWRHSAVRMEGKAFVGDKLACEATASCALLSRTAGGPGPQSEGSES, via the coding sequence ATGACAGACTCGCCCCACTCTCCGGCCGCAGTCAGCGATCCCCCCGCCCCCACCAAGACCACGCTGGACATCAACGAGATCCAGCGCATCCTGCCCCACCGCTACCCCTTTCTGCTCATTGACCGCGTCCTCGACCTGACGCGCAAGAAGCGCATTGTCGCCCTCAAGAACGTCACCGTCAATGAGCCCTTTTTCGCCGGCCACTTTCCCGGCTTCCCCATCATGCCGGGAGTGCTGGTCGTGGAGGCCATCGCCCAAGCTGGCGGCGTGCTGATCCTCAACGAGCCGGAGAACCGCCAGGGCAAGCTCATGGTCTTCACCGGCATCGAGCGCGCCCGCTTTCGCCGCCCCGTGGTCCCGGGAGACCAACTGCGCATCGAGGTGGACGTAGTCGCCTGGCGGCACTCCGCCGTGCGCATGGAGGGCAAGGCCTTCGTGGGCGACAAGCTGGCCTGCGAAGCGACCGCCAGTTGCGCTCTGCTCAGCCGCACGGCCGGTGGCCCGGGCCCGCAGTCCGAGGGCTCCGAATCGTGA
- a CDS encoding M20 family metallopeptidase: protein MSTPRGSSGVGAARKVLRHLEQRRREMLGTLQALVELESPSLDKTAVDRLGEFLAQEFARLGGKVKIHRQAAAGNHLEVSFAAERRGRGGQPILLLGHMDTVYEVGTLKSMPFRVGQGRAWGPGTLDMKSGITQALFALRAMRQALGGLGRPLTVLLVSDEEMGSSTSRRITQALARKAQAVLVLEPAQGLEGALKTARKGVGDYVVKVTGKAAHAGLDFRAGHSAILELAQQIAVIQTFTDLGRGLTVNVGVVRGGTRTNVVAAEAAAEVDVRIERLSDAALIEEKFRSLRPFNPKCQVEISGGINRPPLERSQGGALLYGVAKGLARGLGWELGEAAVGGGSDGNFTAALGVPTLDGLGGVGEGAHAPQESVLLAELPRRAALLAGLIETI from the coding sequence ATGAGCACTCCCCGGGGTAGCTCCGGCGTGGGCGCGGCGCGCAAGGTGCTCCGCCACCTGGAGCAGCGCCGCCGCGAGATGCTGGGCACGCTGCAGGCGCTGGTGGAACTGGAGTCGCCCTCCCTGGACAAGACCGCGGTGGACCGCCTGGGAGAGTTCCTGGCGCAGGAGTTCGCGCGCCTGGGTGGCAAGGTGAAGATCCACCGGCAGGCCGCCGCCGGCAACCACCTGGAGGTGAGCTTCGCGGCCGAGCGCCGCGGGCGCGGCGGCCAGCCCATCCTGCTGCTCGGGCACATGGACACGGTGTACGAGGTGGGCACGCTGAAGAGCATGCCCTTCCGCGTAGGCCAGGGGCGGGCCTGGGGACCGGGGACGCTGGACATGAAGTCGGGCATCACCCAGGCGCTCTTCGCGCTGCGGGCGATGCGGCAGGCGCTGGGCGGGCTGGGGCGCCCGCTCACGGTGCTACTGGTTTCGGACGAAGAGATGGGCAGCTCCACCTCGCGGCGCATCACCCAGGCGCTGGCGCGGAAAGCGCAGGCGGTGCTGGTGCTGGAGCCGGCACAGGGCCTGGAAGGCGCGCTCAAGACCGCGCGCAAGGGCGTGGGCGATTACGTGGTGAAGGTGACCGGGAAGGCGGCGCATGCCGGTCTGGACTTCCGCGCCGGGCACAGCGCCATCCTGGAACTGGCGCAGCAGATCGCGGTCATCCAGACCTTCACCGACCTGGGGCGCGGGCTCACGGTCAACGTAGGTGTGGTGCGCGGGGGAACGCGCACCAACGTGGTGGCGGCGGAGGCGGCCGCGGAGGTGGACGTGCGCATCGAGCGCCTGAGCGACGCCGCGCTCATCGAAGAGAAGTTCCGCTCGCTGCGGCCGTTCAACCCCAAGTGCCAAGTAGAGATCAGCGGCGGCATCAACCGTCCGCCGCTGGAGCGCAGCCAGGGCGGGGCGCTGCTCTACGGCGTGGCCAAAGGACTGGCCCGCGGGCTGGGCTGGGAGTTGGGTGAGGCCGCGGTGGGCGGCGGCTCGGACGGCAACTTCACGGCGGCGCTGGGGGTGCCCACGCTGGATGGCCTGGGCGGCGTGGGCGAAGGGGCGCACGCGCCGCAGGAGTCGGTGCTGCTGGCGGAACTGCCGCGGCGCGCGGCCCTGCTGGCGGGGCTGATCGAGACGATTTGA
- the tatA gene encoding twin-arginine translocase TatA/TatE family subunit — protein sequence MIGKLGLPELLLILAIALLIFGPGKLADLGKGLGDGIRSFRSAVKEGEKEPDKK from the coding sequence ATGATTGGCAAGCTGGGTTTGCCGGAATTGCTTCTGATCCTGGCCATCGCCCTCCTGATCTTCGGGCCGGGCAAGCTCGCGGACTTGGGCAAGGGCCTGGGCGATGGGATCCGCAGCTTCCGGTCGGCGGTGAAGGAAGGCGAGAAAGAGCCAGACAAGAAATAG
- a CDS encoding Maf family protein, whose translation MKLVLASASPRRAELLRNAGLAFRVEVPNLEEATEPGEAPDAYARRLARDKARVVAARCPGELVLAADTIVVAGDHLLEKPRDPADAARMLRLLSGRTHEVTTGVCLLLLETGNEKPETVFEDVRSETTQVTFAPLTDEEIQAYVATGQTMDKAGAYGIQEFASRFVTRVEGCYFNVVGLPVRLVYRMLREHGAV comes from the coding sequence GTGAAACTTGTTCTCGCTTCCGCTTCCCCCCGCCGCGCCGAACTACTGCGCAACGCCGGCCTCGCCTTCCGCGTCGAGGTCCCGAACCTCGAGGAAGCGACCGAGCCCGGCGAGGCCCCCGACGCCTACGCCCGCCGCCTGGCCCGCGACAAGGCGCGCGTGGTCGCCGCCCGCTGTCCCGGCGAGCTGGTGCTCGCCGCCGACACCATCGTGGTCGCCGGCGATCACCTGCTGGAAAAGCCGCGCGATCCCGCCGACGCCGCCCGCATGCTTCGACTGCTCAGCGGCCGTACCCACGAGGTCACGACCGGTGTCTGCCTTCTTCTTCTGGAAACTGGAAATGAGAAACCGGAAACTGTCTTCGAGGATGTCCGCTCGGAAACCACGCAGGTCACCTTCGCGCCGCTCACTGACGAAGAGATCCAAGCCTACGTGGCCACCGGTCAGACCATGGACAAGGCCGGCGCCTACGGCATCCAGGAGTTCGCTTCACGCTTCGTGACGCGCGTGGAGGGCTGCTACTTCAACGTGGTGGGACTGCCCGTGCGCTTGGTCTACCGTATGCTGCGGGAGCACGGCGCAGTCTAG
- a CDS encoding amidohydrolase family protein translates to QGLIRDLVAHHVAVTSTLPVFEASTINAPPNPRALGAMAPSQLESFLAARSGVTPEGNARTTALLKKEMEFERAFAQAGGLLLAGPDPTGNGGTIPGFGDWRELELLVQAGFSPLEAIKIASYNGAQYLGRLDRIGSIAAGKQADLVVVHGDPATRIEDIEKTEIVFKQGVGYDSGKLIESVRGQVGVH, encoded by the coding sequence TGCAGGGCCTGATCCGCGACCTGGTCGCCCACCACGTCGCCGTGACCTCCACGCTGCCCGTCTTCGAAGCGTCCACCATCAACGCGCCGCCCAACCCGCGCGCGCTCGGGGCCATGGCTCCCAGCCAGCTTGAGAGCTTTTTGGCGGCGCGCTCGGGCGTCACTCCGGAAGGGAACGCGCGCACCACCGCGCTGCTCAAAAAGGAGATGGAGTTCGAGCGCGCCTTCGCACAAGCGGGCGGCCTGTTGCTGGCCGGCCCCGACCCCACCGGCAACGGCGGCACCATCCCCGGCTTCGGCGATTGGCGCGAGCTGGAATTGCTGGTGCAGGCGGGCTTCTCGCCGCTCGAGGCCATCAAGATCGCCAGCTACAACGGCGCCCAGTACCTGGGGCGGCTCGACCGCATCGGCAGCATCGCCGCCGGCAAGCAGGCCGACCTGGTGGTGGTGCACGGCGATCCCGCCACCAGGATCGAGGACATCGAGAAGACGGAGATCGTCTTCAAGCAGGGCGTGGGCTACGACTCGGGCAAGCTTATCGAGTCGGTGCGCGGCCAGGTGGGCGTGCACTGA